The nucleotide window CGGCCAGGTTGACCGTGAGGTTGGAGATATGGGGAAAAGGGTGGCTGGGGTCAAAGGCCAAGGGCGTCAGAGCGGGGAAAATTTCTTTTCGAAAATATCGGCGGAGTAGGGATCGTTGTTTGGGTTTGAGGTCTTGATAGGCCAGAATGCGAATATGTGCTTGGGCCAGACGCGTCAGGAGATCATCCTGCCAACATTGGGTGACACGGGAAAAACTCCGGAGAAGTGCATCCCGTATTTGCCCCAATTGATCGGACGGACTCATCCCATCCAGTGCGGCTTCCAGGACTCCGCTGGACAATTGTTCGCGTAAGCCGGAAATCCGGATCATGAAAAACTCGTCAAGATTATTGAAGAAAATCGAAAGGAATTTGACGCGTTCCAGTAATGGATGGCTCGGATCTTCTGCCTCTTCCAGTACCCGTTTATTGAACTCCAGCCAACTCAGTTCCCGGTTCAGGTACAGCTTGGGGTCATCAAGATTATCGATGACCTCAGGCAGGTTGGGTGCCTTCGGTATTATCTGATGAGTCATGACCAGATCTCCTATGATTCCTGTTATGGATGAAGAATTATTCTACCTGATTGAGGTTCCTGAGGCCCATCATTAGTCCAATGCAACGGGTCTATCCCGACCTAAACGCATCAAGGAGGATTGGGATAAGCCTTTATAGCTTTTTCCCTTGTTTTTGAAGCTTTTGCCATTGTTTCGGGATTTGTTGATGCACCTGGGATTGCTGGTTTCGAAACCGTTCAACCATCAGTCCGGTGACATAGGCGATGCCGGTTCCCCGTGAGTGTTGTTTGATGGCGAGGAGCCGTTGTTCAGCAACCACCGCATCTTGATGGTATCCCAAAAGATCCTGCGTGTGTTTCGCCTGTTCAAGAAACCGTTTGACACGCTTGCCGAGCAAGGGCTCGGCGAGTTCAAGGGCATATCGCGCCCGTTTCAAGAGTATTCGAGTGCGATGCAGTTCAGCTTTCGGGAAAAAGTTGTGTGAGGCCCTCACAAAATCCTGAACTTTGTGAAAGGCTTTTCTCGCTAATTCCGTAATGGTGAGTGGAGACGGCTGAAATGGTAAACGGGTTAGTGAGTCCTCAAAATGATTCAGGAGAGTGAGATACCGGTCACTACGCAATCCCTCCAGAAGTTTGGCGCGGGCCATAGACCTCTGATCCTCAAATTTCTTAAGAATCGATTGAAAGGCACGCTGTTCTTGTCTGGAGAGGTCATGGAAATGATGACGAAATGATTCCAAAATAACATCCCCATCCCTGACTTCGCCCAACAAAGAACCAACCCAGCCCAGCTCCTGGCGGACATGCTCTGTCCATTCCGGTGCGAGAAAAGTCCGTACCGCTCGAATAATGGCTCTCATGCGGCGGGTTGCGACTCGCATGCGATGAAGCGCTTCGCTGTCCCGACCCAAACGGGTCCCGGGATCATGTTGCAACATCTGAAGAAATTGGGAATGAAGCCTTTCTTGAATGTGTTCTGTCGCTGGTGCTGAAGGATCACTGAGTTCGAGGGCAAGCGGATAGGGAAGTTGTAGTGCCTGAAAAATCTTGGGTTGTAATGCTTTCTCCTCCGCCCCCGCCTGAAGCAGGATCTTGCGGATCGGCTTGAGTTGAGCGGCTGTGCCGTCCTGTAATTCAACCTCCAATTCCTGAAATGCATGCACAGTTTTTTTGTCTCGGATGAGGGCCACGGAGTCCAGGACGACTTCAGCGATAACCTGGCTGTCTTTCTGAATGCGAACCCCTTTTCTCTTTGTCCGGAGTTTTCCGAGTTGAATGGCCTCTTGTTTTCTAAAAAAGGCCGTTAATAAGTCCAGAAATTCCCAGGGAATGCTGCGGCTGCCGGAATCAATGTTCAACTCCAGTCGAACGGCACCGCTGGGGATTTTTAATTGCCAGACCCCACGGGCTTGTTCCACTCGTTTTCGGAGAGTCAGACCCAATTGACCGAGTCGATGGTGCTCGCTGTCAAAATAGGTGGATGTGAAGACGCGGGTTGGGATCGGTTCCCCCATGTCGGGAGGGATTTGAAAGCCGGGTGGAATCCGGAACTTAATTTCGTCTTCAATCGTTTGGTGAATATTCCATGGCATAACAACTCATCCTGCATTATTCATTTTGCCGTGGGCCGTTTGAAGGAAATCTTCACGGGATTGGTTAGAGTTCCACAATATAAGAACGTGCTACTTTCTCAGAAAACCTTTAATAAAGAAAAGGAAATAATCGGGTTCATTTTACCTGAATGGATCGCAAGAAAGTGTGAAGTTTTCGTGTGACTCCTTGTCTTGACATGATAAATGTCCTGGTATTCCCTGCAGGGCCTATAGGGACACTTTCATGCTCCGGTGATCGCGGGATGTTTTTCTTGAGCGCGCTTGATCTAAGGAAACGGATATCTCTTTCCTGCAGGCTCTGTTGCATGCGATGGGCGAATGAGTCTGAATAGGACTGTTAGATTTCATATTGTGGTCCGGAATTCGAGAGAATCTGTGTCACCAACACAGAAATTTCGATATACTACCAGGGGGAAAGTGGGATTCAAAATACCCAGGAGAATAATTGATGTATGAAGGCTTGCCCAATAAACAACTGACTCAATTGTTGCAAACCGCTGTCGAGGCGGCTCAGGTGGCGGCTGTTCCAATTCGAGCCTATTTTGAGAAGCAGGATCTCCGTGTCAGAGAAAAAAGCGATGGGTCACCGGTGACACAAGCCGATCAAGAGGGGGAAGCACTCATCCGCACTCACTTGCTTTCCAATGCCGCAATCGGGCCTCTCGATATTCTTGGTGAAGAAGAAGGGTTGCAGGGAACGGGAACAAGATGGCAATGGGTCGTGGATCCTATTGATGGCACGCGATCCTTTATTCATGGGATTCCGTTATTCGGCACCATTATCGCCTTGGTTGATACTCGTGAACAATTTCCTGTCCTTGGAGTGATTCACCTTCCCATGCTCGGAATCACCTATGCCGCGGGTAGGGGACAAGGGACCACCCGACAAGGAAAACCCTTACATCTTCCAGAAGATCTTCCCATTGAAAAGGCGATTATCGGGGTGGGCGATTTTGCTCAGTTTTCCAGTGTTAATCGGGAGGCGGATTATCATCAACTGTTAAAGATGTCCGGGTATGTGCGAGGGTATACCGATTGTTTTGGACATGGCCTGGTGATCAGTGGAGCCCTTGGCGCAATGGTGGATCCTGCTTTGAACCCGTGGGATATTCTGGCTACTCAAGTGTTAATTGAGGAGGCCGGAGGGGTGGTAATCCTTCGTCCTTCGAAAGTATCCGGAAAGGTTGATGCGGTATTTGGGAACCGTTTGCTCGTTCAGCATCTTGCTCGGGAACTCTCCTTTTGAAATTTTCGGGACTTTGCCCGCAGATG belongs to Nitrospiraceae bacterium and includes:
- a CDS encoding CYTH and CHAD domain-containing protein — protein: MPWNIHQTIEDEIKFRIPPGFQIPPDMGEPIPTRVFTSTYFDSEHHRLGQLGLTLRKRVEQARGVWQLKIPSGAVRLELNIDSGSRSIPWEFLDLLTAFFRKQEAIQLGKLRTKRKGVRIQKDSQVIAEVVLDSVALIRDKKTVHAFQELEVELQDGTAAQLKPIRKILLQAGAEEKALQPKIFQALQLPYPLALELSDPSAPATEHIQERLHSQFLQMLQHDPGTRLGRDSEALHRMRVATRRMRAIIRAVRTFLAPEWTEHVRQELGWVGSLLGEVRDGDVILESFRHHFHDLSRQEQRAFQSILKKFEDQRSMARAKLLEGLRSDRYLTLLNHFEDSLTRLPFQPSPLTITELARKAFHKVQDFVRASHNFFPKAELHRTRILLKRARYALELAEPLLGKRVKRFLEQAKHTQDLLGYHQDAVVAEQRLLAIKQHSRGTGIAYVTGLMVERFRNQQSQVHQQIPKQWQKLQKQGKKL